One genomic region from Cellulomonas fengjieae encodes:
- the fliP gene encoding flagellar type III secretion system pore protein FliP (The bacterial flagellar biogenesis protein FliP forms a type III secretion system (T3SS)-type pore required for flagellar assembly.) — protein MTFASMIFAPVPPSPPTSPAAPALGDTVTVAVNGVNGAPSSSIVVLLAITVLSVAPALLLMTTSFTKIFVVLSFTRNALGLQGVPPNQVLAGLALFLSLFIMAPVLGNVNELGIQPYLAGDATFAQAVEAGKAPLQTFMLEHTREQDLALLTRAADLPNPEDPSAVPFTTLVPAFLLSELRSAFIMGFVIFVPFLVIDLVVSASLMSMGMMMLPPVMISLPFKLLLFVLVDGWGLVVTALVGSYTGAG, from the coding sequence ATGACCTTCGCGTCGATGATCTTCGCCCCCGTGCCGCCGTCCCCGCCGACGTCGCCGGCTGCCCCCGCGCTGGGCGACACCGTCACGGTCGCCGTCAACGGCGTGAACGGCGCCCCGAGCAGCTCGATCGTCGTCCTGCTCGCCATCACCGTGCTGTCCGTCGCCCCCGCGCTGCTGCTGATGACGACGAGCTTCACCAAGATCTTCGTCGTCCTGTCCTTCACGCGGAACGCGCTGGGGCTCCAGGGCGTACCGCCCAACCAGGTGCTCGCCGGCCTCGCGCTGTTCCTCAGCCTCTTCATCATGGCGCCCGTGCTCGGGAACGTGAACGAGCTCGGGATCCAGCCCTACCTCGCGGGCGACGCGACCTTCGCGCAGGCGGTCGAGGCGGGCAAGGCCCCGCTGCAGACCTTCATGCTCGAGCACACCCGCGAGCAGGACCTCGCCCTGCTCACCCGCGCGGCGGACCTGCCCAACCCCGAGGACCCGTCGGCGGTGCCCTTCACCACGCTCGTCCCGGCGTTCCTGCTGTCGGAGCTGCGGTCGGCGTTCATCATGGGGTTCGTCATCTTCGTGCCGTTCCTGGTGATCGACCTCGTGGTCTCGGCGTCGCTGATGTCGATGGGCATGATGATGCTGCCCCCGGTGATGATCTCCCTGCCGTTCAAGCTGCTGCTCTTCGTGCTCGTCGACGGCTGGGGCCTGGTGGTGACCGCGCTGGTCGGCTCGTACACCGGGGCGGGGTAG
- a CDS encoding chemotaxis protein CheA has translation MEDVDEIVREFLVESYENLDQLDRDLVALEESPGSRPLLSSVFRTIHTIKGTSGFLAFGRLERVTHVGENLLVELRDGRRSMDQPTTDVLLRLTDVVREILAAIEADGTEGDVEIDAVIAAVDAVRDGRVPAVEPAPPAPTPGPATAEPAAVAPVAVAPAAAVPAQAVPAVPAQPAAPAAEHLPEEGGTLRSAVDTSIRVDVDLLDALMRQVGELVLARNAISRLASRTDDVDLARSAQRLNLIAGELQEGVMKTRMQPIEHVWSKMPRIVRDLAAACGREVQLEMVGGDTELDRGLLEAVKDPLTHLVRNAVDHGLEPADVRLAAGKAAKGVLTLRAYHSGGQVVVEVADDGRGIDPEQIAAKAVEKGLRTPDQLAAVSHAELLQLLFLPGFSTAEAVTNVSGRGVGMDVVRTKVEAIGGTVDVDSTVGSGTVWRLRIPLTLAIMPALTVECAGDLYAVPQVNLLELVALDGQRSGSGIEYVHAVPVYRLRGELLPLVSLAAVLGVQDGPTAGSSVIAVVQADHQRFGLLVDRVLNTEEIVVKPLSSRLKSIGGYAGATVLGDGRVALILDVQAIARRALVGALEQVSEAARRAAEVTVDAPQLEPVLVVGIGGGRRVAMPLASVARLEHLRAAQVELVGGREVVQYRGTILPLTRLDRLLGAYGEPVDERSDELLVVVYSRAGRSVGLVVQEIVDIVDDDVAQHSDIDDRGLVGSTVVGERVTELLDVRSAVLAADSAFYDEPVRAPEPDPLAGHADLVGAGR, from the coding sequence GTGGAGGACGTCGACGAGATCGTCCGTGAGTTCTTGGTCGAGAGCTACGAGAACCTGGACCAGCTGGACCGCGACCTCGTGGCGCTCGAGGAGTCGCCCGGCTCCCGCCCCCTGCTGAGCAGCGTCTTCCGCACGATCCACACGATCAAGGGCACCAGCGGGTTCCTCGCGTTCGGGCGCCTGGAGCGCGTCACGCACGTGGGCGAGAACCTGCTGGTGGAGCTGCGCGACGGTCGCCGCTCGATGGACCAGCCGACCACCGACGTGCTCCTGCGGCTGACGGACGTCGTGCGCGAGATCCTCGCCGCGATCGAGGCGGACGGCACGGAGGGTGACGTCGAGATCGACGCCGTGATCGCCGCGGTGGACGCGGTCCGCGACGGACGCGTGCCCGCCGTCGAGCCCGCCCCGCCCGCGCCCACGCCCGGGCCGGCGACCGCGGAGCCCGCCGCGGTCGCACCCGTCGCCGTCGCGCCCGCCGCAGCCGTCCCGGCCCAGGCCGTTCCAGCCGTCCCGGCCCAGCCCGCCGCGCCCGCCGCCGAGCACCTCCCCGAGGAGGGCGGCACGCTGCGCAGCGCCGTCGACACCTCGATCCGCGTGGACGTCGACCTGCTCGACGCGCTGATGCGCCAGGTGGGCGAGCTGGTGCTCGCCCGCAACGCGATCAGCCGGCTCGCGTCCAGGACCGACGACGTCGACCTGGCGCGCTCGGCGCAGCGCCTCAACCTCATCGCCGGCGAGCTGCAGGAGGGCGTCATGAAGACGCGCATGCAGCCCATCGAGCACGTCTGGTCCAAGATGCCGCGCATCGTGCGGGACCTGGCCGCCGCGTGCGGGCGTGAGGTCCAGCTCGAGATGGTCGGTGGCGACACCGAGCTCGACCGCGGGCTGCTCGAGGCCGTCAAGGACCCGCTGACCCACCTCGTGCGCAACGCCGTCGACCACGGGCTCGAGCCGGCCGACGTGCGGCTCGCCGCGGGCAAGGCCGCCAAGGGCGTGCTGACGCTGCGGGCCTACCACTCGGGCGGCCAGGTGGTGGTCGAGGTCGCCGACGACGGCCGCGGCATCGACCCCGAGCAGATCGCGGCGAAGGCGGTCGAGAAGGGTCTGCGCACGCCCGACCAGCTGGCCGCCGTCAGTCACGCCGAGCTGCTTCAGCTGCTGTTCCTGCCCGGCTTCTCCACCGCGGAGGCCGTGACCAACGTGTCCGGCCGCGGGGTGGGCATGGACGTGGTGCGGACCAAGGTCGAGGCCATCGGCGGGACCGTCGACGTGGACTCCACCGTGGGATCGGGCACGGTCTGGCGCCTGCGCATCCCGCTGACGCTGGCGATCATGCCCGCGCTGACCGTGGAGTGCGCGGGCGACCTGTACGCCGTGCCCCAGGTCAACCTGCTCGAGCTCGTCGCGCTCGACGGGCAGCGGTCGGGATCGGGCATCGAGTACGTGCACGCCGTGCCGGTCTACCGGCTGCGCGGCGAGCTGCTGCCGCTGGTCTCGCTCGCTGCGGTGCTGGGCGTCCAGGACGGCCCGACGGCGGGATCGAGCGTCATCGCCGTGGTCCAGGCGGACCACCAGCGCTTCGGGCTGCTGGTCGACCGCGTGCTCAACACCGAGGAGATCGTGGTCAAGCCGCTGTCGAGCCGGCTGAAGTCCATCGGCGGGTACGCGGGGGCGACCGTCCTCGGCGACGGCCGGGTGGCGCTCATCCTCGACGTGCAGGCCATCGCGCGCCGCGCGCTGGTAGGCGCGCTGGAGCAGGTCAGCGAGGCCGCACGGCGCGCCGCCGAGGTAACCGTGGACGCCCCGCAGCTCGAGCCGGTGCTCGTCGTCGGCATCGGCGGCGGCCGTCGGGTCGCCATGCCGCTGGCGTCGGTCGCGCGGCTGGAGCACCTCCGGGCCGCCCAGGTCGAGCTGGTGGGCGGGCGCGAGGTCGTGCAGTACCGCGGCACCATCCTGCCGCTGACCCGCCTCGACCGGCTGCTGGGCGCGTACGGGGAGCCGGTCGACGAGCGCAGCGACGAGCTGCTCGTCGTCGTCTACTCCCGCGCGGGCCGCAGCGTCGGCCTCGTCGTGCAGGAGATCGTGGACATCGTCGACGACGACGTCGCGCAGCACTCCGACATCGACGACAGGGGCCTGGTCGGCTCGACGGTGGTGGGGGAGCGCGTCACCGAGCTGCTCGACGTGCGGAGCGCCGTCCTCGCCGCGGACAGCGCGTTCTACGACGAGCCCGTGCGCGCACCCGAACCGGACCCGCTCGCCGGGCACGCCGACCTGGTGGGAGCCGGCCGATGA
- the fliQ gene encoding flagellar biosynthesis protein FliQ, with amino-acid sequence MDTNAVLDIGIDALVLAAKLSAPVLVTSLVVGFVVSLVQSVTQIQEVTLSFVPKAIAAAIALVVSGHWMISELVAFTHDLFGRIPSLVGG; translated from the coding sequence GTGGACACCAACGCCGTCCTCGACATCGGCATCGACGCCCTCGTGCTCGCCGCGAAGCTGTCCGCACCGGTCCTGGTCACCTCGCTCGTCGTGGGGTTCGTCGTGTCGCTGGTGCAGTCCGTGACGCAGATCCAGGAGGTCACGCTCAGCTTCGTGCCCAAGGCGATCGCGGCCGCGATCGCGCTCGTGGTCTCCGGGCACTGGATGATCTCCGAGCTCGTGGCCTTCACGCACGACCTCTTCGGGCGCATCCCCTCGCTCGTCGGGGGCTGA
- a CDS encoding flagellar biosynthetic protein FliR codes for MTVALPLAAVQTTMLAGVRIAAFLVIAPPFSHRVVPSMVKIMLALGLALAVAPGLEPVDADGTGAFVGAVVLEAVVGAAFGFLVMLLFSAVQSAGTLIDLFGGFQMAAAFDPMSMTSGAQFQRLYQMTAVVLLFVSDGYQVVLAGLVRTFDALPLGAVMDLSTLAESVTTGLSQMFVGALQIAGPLLVVLFLADVGLGLLTRVAPALNAFALGFPLKILLTLTFGAYAFLALPAVVEGLTGRSVEAMLGVAQ; via the coding sequence ATGACCGTCGCGCTGCCGCTCGCCGCGGTGCAGACCACGATGCTCGCCGGGGTGCGCATCGCCGCGTTCCTCGTCATCGCGCCGCCGTTCTCGCACCGCGTGGTGCCGAGCATGGTCAAGATCATGCTGGCGCTCGGTCTGGCCCTGGCGGTCGCGCCCGGGCTCGAGCCCGTGGACGCGGACGGCACCGGCGCGTTCGTCGGGGCCGTCGTGCTGGAGGCGGTCGTCGGGGCGGCGTTCGGCTTCCTGGTGATGCTGCTCTTCTCGGCGGTGCAGTCTGCGGGCACGCTCATCGACCTGTTCGGCGGCTTCCAGATGGCGGCCGCGTTCGACCCGATGAGCATGACCAGCGGGGCGCAGTTCCAGCGGCTCTACCAGATGACCGCCGTCGTGCTCCTGTTCGTCAGCGACGGCTACCAGGTGGTCCTCGCGGGACTGGTGCGTACCTTCGACGCCCTCCCGCTCGGCGCGGTCATGGACCTGTCCACGCTCGCGGAGTCCGTCACCACCGGGCTGTCGCAGATGTTCGTCGGCGCCCTGCAGATCGCCGGCCCGCTGCTGGTGGTCCTGTTCCTCGCGGACGTCGGCCTGGGGCTGCTCACGCGGGTGGCCCCCGCGCTCAACGCGTTCGCGCTCGGCTTCCCCCTGAAGATCTTGCTGACCCTGACGTTCGGCGCGTACGCCTTCCTGGCCCTGCCCGCGGTCGTGGAGGGCCTCACGGGGCGTTCCGTCGAGGCGATGCTGGGGGTGGCCCAGTGA
- a CDS encoding EscU/YscU/HrcU family type III secretion system export apparatus switch protein: MSESGERSQKATAQRMKDVHGKGKLGRSQDLSAWLGLGAAAFSLPMVIERAQGAALDQLAGVRDVAQHPTTAGAVQVLDDALGSVLTTLAPLFIAVVLVTVAVAVAQGGIHRRKFKLHVEHFSPVNAAKRLAGPQAWWQGVQTLLKTAAVALVLVVGLQALVPTLVSSGQLPLSHLLSVAGDGTTSLLRAGIAAGILLAVADVFVVMRRNRKQTRMTLQEVKEENKRTEGDPMLKGAIRSKQLAMSRNRMMSEVATADVVLVNPTHVAVALRYEPGSGAPKVVAKGAGAVAARIRAEATERRVPMVEDVPLARALHAACELGQEVPAHLFTAVARVLAFVMALRRRGAGTGQHRVPGGSTLPADDTTDHRSAARAARRPARAPRPPATATGLSDPSASSSEKQGSR; this comes from the coding sequence GTGAGCGAGAGCGGCGAGCGCAGCCAGAAGGCCACCGCCCAGCGGATGAAGGACGTGCACGGCAAGGGCAAGCTCGGCCGGTCCCAGGACCTGTCGGCCTGGCTCGGGCTCGGTGCCGCGGCGTTCAGCCTGCCGATGGTGATCGAGCGTGCCCAGGGTGCCGCGCTCGACCAGCTCGCCGGGGTCCGGGACGTTGCCCAGCACCCCACCACCGCGGGTGCGGTGCAGGTGCTCGACGACGCCCTGGGGTCGGTGCTGACCACGCTCGCGCCGCTGTTCATCGCCGTCGTGCTGGTCACGGTGGCCGTGGCGGTCGCCCAGGGCGGGATCCACCGGCGCAAGTTCAAGCTCCACGTGGAGCACTTCTCGCCCGTGAACGCGGCCAAGCGGCTGGCCGGTCCCCAGGCCTGGTGGCAGGGCGTGCAGACCCTGCTCAAGACGGCCGCCGTCGCGCTCGTGCTCGTCGTCGGCCTCCAGGCGCTGGTGCCCACCCTCGTGTCGTCGGGCCAGCTGCCGCTGTCGCACCTGCTGTCCGTGGCCGGCGACGGCACCACGTCGCTGCTGCGGGCCGGCATCGCCGCCGGCATCCTCCTGGCGGTCGCCGACGTGTTCGTCGTGATGCGGCGCAACCGCAAGCAGACGCGGATGACCCTCCAGGAGGTCAAGGAGGAGAACAAGCGCACCGAGGGCGACCCCATGCTCAAGGGCGCCATCCGTTCCAAGCAGCTGGCCATGAGCCGCAACCGCATGATGTCGGAGGTCGCCACCGCCGACGTGGTCCTGGTCAACCCGACGCACGTCGCGGTCGCGCTGCGCTACGAGCCCGGATCGGGTGCGCCGAAGGTCGTCGCCAAGGGGGCCGGCGCCGTCGCGGCCCGCATCCGGGCCGAGGCCACCGAGCGTCGCGTCCCGATGGTCGAGGACGTGCCGCTGGCCCGTGCGCTGCACGCCGCGTGCGAGCTCGGCCAGGAGGTCCCGGCCCACCTGTTCACGGCCGTCGCCCGCGTCCTCGCCTTCGTCATGGCCCTGCGCCGGCGGGGAGCGGGGACCGGGCAGCACCGCGTCCCCGGTGGCTCGACGCTGCCGGCCGACGACACCACCGACCACCGGTCCGCGGCACGTGCCGCACGCCGGCCGGCCCGGGCGCCCCGCCCGCCGGCCACGGCGACCGGCCTGTCCGACCCGTCCGCCTCGTCGTCCGAGAAGCAGGGATCCCGATGA
- a CDS encoding flagellar biosynthesis protein FlhA, with product MKNRSVAQMAVPVGVVGIVLMLVVPLPAALLDVLIAVNITASLVILLTSMYVKRPLDFSVFPSLILVFTLFRLGLNVASTRLVLRDGYAGQVIDAFGHIVVGGSLVIGLVIFLILVVIQFVVITNGAGRVAEVGARFTLDAMPGKQMAIDADLNSGLIDEDTARQRRADVAAEADFYGAMDGGSKFVKGDAIAGIIITVINLVGGFAIGMLQMGMAPAEALQRFSLLTIGDGLVTQIPALLLSVSTGIVVTRATAEGDMGTAAAKQLGQSRTALVIAGVGAIALALLPGMPKPPFLIVGAGLLLLAQRSRASEAKETAAQEAGAATASVAPSSDTPEQLIEQMRVHTLEILLAPDLVDLVGTGPDQDLLARVRGLRRKTALELGIVVPPVRTRDSVDLPRSTYVVRIAGVEVGRGEAPSGRMLALGDDLGGLPGTLVHEPVFGLPGKWIPSELRHAAEMSGATVVDRVSVLITHLGALISQHAARLLGREDVRVLTEGVKRVNPSVVEELVPGLLSLGEVQRVLQGLLAEEVPIRDLGRIYEALTLRARVSTEAEGLVEAARGALGPALGALYVQDGTLRAVTLDALLEQQLVESLRPSEHGTHLLVDPARLESVLAQLRDVVATAEQDGRTVVLACAPAIRPALRRLVAMGLPRLPVLSYAEVTGAGVVVETVGAVSGGHAIAA from the coding sequence ATGAAGAACCGTTCCGTCGCACAGATGGCCGTGCCCGTCGGCGTCGTCGGCATCGTGCTCATGCTCGTGGTCCCGCTGCCCGCAGCGCTGCTCGACGTGCTCATCGCCGTCAACATCACGGCGTCGCTCGTCATCCTGCTCACCAGCATGTACGTGAAGCGGCCGCTGGACTTCTCGGTGTTCCCGTCGCTGATCCTCGTGTTCACGCTGTTCCGGCTGGGGCTCAACGTGGCCTCGACGCGGCTGGTCCTGCGGGACGGGTACGCCGGTCAGGTGATCGACGCGTTCGGCCACATCGTCGTCGGCGGGTCCCTGGTCATCGGCCTGGTGATCTTCCTGATCCTCGTGGTGATCCAGTTCGTCGTCATCACCAACGGCGCCGGCCGCGTGGCAGAGGTCGGGGCGCGGTTCACCCTCGACGCGATGCCCGGCAAGCAGATGGCGATCGACGCGGACCTGAACTCCGGCCTGATCGACGAGGACACCGCGCGCCAGCGGCGGGCCGACGTCGCCGCCGAGGCCGACTTCTACGGCGCGATGGACGGCGGGTCCAAGTTCGTCAAGGGCGACGCGATCGCCGGCATCATCATCACCGTCATCAACCTGGTCGGCGGCTTCGCCATCGGGATGCTGCAGATGGGGATGGCGCCGGCCGAGGCGCTGCAGCGGTTCAGCCTGCTGACCATCGGCGACGGCCTGGTCACCCAGATCCCCGCGCTGCTGCTCTCGGTCTCCACCGGCATCGTCGTCACGCGGGCGACCGCCGAGGGCGACATGGGCACCGCGGCCGCCAAGCAGCTCGGCCAGTCGCGGACCGCCCTGGTCATCGCGGGGGTCGGCGCCATCGCGCTCGCGCTGCTGCCGGGCATGCCGAAGCCGCCGTTCCTCATCGTGGGTGCCGGGCTCCTGCTGCTCGCGCAGCGGTCCCGCGCGAGCGAGGCCAAGGAGACCGCCGCGCAGGAGGCAGGGGCGGCGACGGCGTCCGTGGCACCGAGCAGCGACACGCCCGAGCAGCTCATCGAGCAGATGCGCGTGCACACCCTGGAGATCCTGCTCGCACCGGACCTCGTCGACCTCGTCGGAACCGGGCCGGACCAGGACCTGCTCGCTCGCGTGCGCGGGCTGCGGCGCAAGACCGCCCTCGAGCTCGGGATCGTCGTGCCGCCGGTGCGCACCCGGGACAGCGTCGACCTGCCGCGGTCCACCTACGTGGTGCGCATCGCGGGCGTCGAGGTGGGCCGCGGGGAGGCGCCGAGCGGCCGGATGCTCGCCCTCGGCGACGACCTGGGCGGGCTGCCGGGCACCCTCGTGCACGAGCCCGTCTTCGGCCTGCCGGGCAAGTGGATCCCGTCCGAGCTGCGGCACGCCGCGGAGATGTCCGGCGCCACGGTGGTCGACCGGGTCTCCGTGCTCATCACGCACCTGGGCGCCCTGATCAGCCAGCACGCCGCCCGCCTGCTCGGTCGCGAGGACGTGCGGGTCCTCACCGAGGGCGTCAAGCGCGTCAACCCGTCGGTGGTCGAGGAGCTCGTGCCCGGCCTGCTCAGCCTCGGCGAGGTGCAGCGGGTGCTGCAGGGCCTGCTGGCCGAGGAGGTGCCGATCCGCGACCTGGGCCGGATCTACGAGGCACTGACCCTGCGCGCCCGCGTCAGCACCGAGGCCGAGGGGCTGGTCGAGGCCGCGCGCGGCGCGCTCGGTCCCGCGCTCGGGGCGCTGTACGTGCAGGACGGGACGCTGCGCGCGGTCACGCTCGACGCGCTGCTCGAGCAGCAGCTCGTCGAGTCGCTGCGGCCGTCCGAGCACGGCACCCACCTGCTGGTGGACCCGGCACGGCTCGAGTCGGTGCTGGCGCAGCTGCGCGACGTCGTGGCCACGGCCGAGCAGGACGGCCGGACCGTGGTGCTCGCCTGCGCACCCGCCATCCGGCCCGCCCTGCGGCGACTGGTCGCCATGGGCCTGCCGCGGCTGCCCGTGCTGTCCTACGCCGAGGTCACGGGTGCGGGGGTCGTCGTGGAGACGGTGGGGGCGGTGAGCGGTGGTCACGCGATTGCTGCTTGA
- a CDS encoding methyl-accepting chemotaxis protein, which translates to MSTTPHVARDRRVNRGSWFADRSVRTKILGLTAILALTAAGSGVYALVMLRVVAEETRQLSSVMTTIMAPLRTVHQDQLDARLIVAQLGATSSPRAQQHWLEELAANDQETDQAIADVEAAGGGQFATWPRFRTAFAEWRTARDEQLVPAATSGDGAEYERVMDEVTEPLRSTFVDALDAAARAGDAYGQDIADQADAQASRVSAILITTLVLAVIGVTALGAVVARSIRRSALRVQRALEAMSHGDLTVRADVRGRDELGRMAAALASAQAALRQTLGGVVETAETVTAAAHELSASSGQVAAGSDETSAQAGVVAAAAEQVSRNVQAVAAGAEQMGASIREIAQNANQAAKVAGQATVVASSANEQVARLGESSQQIGNVVKTITSIAEQTNLLALNATIEAARAGEAGKGFAVVAGEVKELASETARATEDIARRVEAIQADTSGAVAAIGQIAAIIASINDYQLTIASAVEEQTATTNEMSRGVAEAATGSGEIAVNISGVASSAAMSSQVLGQMGQAVDELARLSTDLRTRASAFQF; encoded by the coding sequence ATGTCGACGACCCCGCACGTGGCCCGTGACCGCAGGGTGAACCGTGGCTCATGGTTCGCGGACCGTTCCGTGCGGACCAAGATCCTGGGGCTGACCGCGATCCTCGCGCTCACGGCAGCAGGGTCCGGTGTCTACGCCCTCGTCATGCTCCGGGTGGTGGCGGAGGAGACGCGCCAGCTGTCCTCGGTGATGACCACGATCATGGCGCCGCTGCGCACCGTCCACCAGGACCAGCTGGATGCACGGTTGATCGTCGCCCAGCTCGGTGCGACGAGCAGCCCGCGGGCCCAGCAGCACTGGCTCGAGGAGCTGGCCGCGAACGACCAGGAGACGGACCAGGCGATCGCGGACGTCGAGGCCGCCGGCGGTGGCCAGTTCGCCACCTGGCCCCGGTTCCGCACCGCGTTCGCCGAGTGGCGCACCGCGCGCGACGAGCAGCTGGTGCCGGCCGCGACGAGCGGGGACGGCGCCGAGTACGAGCGCGTGATGGACGAGGTCACCGAGCCTCTCAGGTCCACCTTCGTGGACGCCCTCGACGCGGCGGCCCGCGCGGGGGACGCGTACGGGCAGGACATCGCCGACCAGGCCGACGCCCAGGCGTCGCGCGTCTCGGCCATCCTGATCACGACCCTGGTGCTCGCGGTCATCGGCGTCACGGCGCTCGGCGCCGTCGTCGCCCGCTCCATCCGCAGGTCGGCGCTGCGTGTCCAGCGTGCGCTCGAGGCGATGTCGCACGGAGACCTGACCGTGCGCGCCGACGTGCGCGGCCGTGACGAGCTGGGCCGGATGGCCGCCGCGCTGGCCTCCGCCCAGGCTGCGCTGCGGCAGACCCTGGGTGGGGTGGTGGAGACGGCTGAGACGGTCACTGCGGCGGCGCACGAGCTGTCGGCGTCGTCGGGTCAGGTGGCGGCGGGGTCGGATGAGACCAGTGCGCAGGCGGGGGTGGTGGCGGCTGCGGCGGAGCAGGTGTCGCGCAACGTGCAGGCGGTGGCGGCGGGTGCTGAGCAGATGGGTGCCTCGATCCGGGAGATCGCGCAGAACGCGAACCAGGCGGCGAAGGTGGCGGGTCAGGCGACGGTGGTGGCGTCGTCGGCCAATGAGCAGGTGGCGCGGTTGGGGGAGTCGTCCCAGCAGATCGGCAACGTGGTCAAGACGATCACGAGCATCGCGGAGCAGACGAACCTGTTGGCGTTGAACGCCACGATCGAGGCGGCGCGTGCGGGGGAGGCGGGCAAGGGGTTTGCGGTGGTGGCCGGTGAGGTCAAGGAGCTGGCTTCGGAGACGGCGCGGGCTACCGAGGACATCGCGCGTCGGGTGGAGGCGATCCAGGCGGACACCTCCGGTGCGGTGGCGGCGATCGGGCAGATCGCGGCGATCATCGCCTCGATCAACGACTACCAGCTGACGATCGCCAGTGCGGTCGAGGAGCAGACGGCCACGACGAACGAGATGTCGCGGGGGGTGGCGGAGGCGGCGACCGGGTCGGGGGAGATCGCGGTCAACATCAGCGGTGTGGCGTCCTCGGCGGCGATGTCCTCGCAGGTGCTGGGGCAGATGGGTCAGGCCGTCGACGAGCTGGCGCGGTTGTCCACCGACCTGCGCACCCGCGCCTCCGCCTTCCAGTTCTGA
- a CDS encoding chemotaxis protein CheW, whose translation MSQYVTFTLDGSLYGIDVLRVQEALRSHARTRVPLAPPTVAGLVNLRGQVVLAIDLRTRLGLPRRTDLAEPMMVVVQVDGEAVSLLVDEIGDVVEVGPGSFETPPDTLDPALRALILGAHKLEGALLLVLDVDQAAAA comes from the coding sequence ATGAGCCAGTACGTCACGTTCACGCTCGACGGCAGCCTCTACGGCATCGACGTGCTGCGGGTGCAGGAGGCGCTGCGCTCGCACGCCCGGACCCGGGTGCCGCTCGCCCCGCCGACCGTCGCCGGCCTGGTGAACCTCCGTGGGCAGGTGGTCCTCGCGATCGACCTGCGCACCCGCCTCGGGCTGCCGCGCCGCACGGATCTGGCCGAGCCGATGATGGTCGTGGTGCAGGTGGACGGCGAGGCGGTGAGCCTGCTCGTCGACGAGATCGGCGACGTGGTCGAGGTCGGCCCCGGCTCGTTCGAGACGCCGCCCGACACGCTCGACCCGGCGCTGCGTGCGCTGATCCTGGGCGCGCACAAGCTCGAGGGTGCGCTGCTCCTGGTGCTCGACGTGGACCAGGCCGCCGCCGCCTGA
- the csrA gene encoding carbon storage regulator CsrA: MLVLSRRVGERLVIGDDIVVTIIEVRSDGVRIGIDAPRDVRVHRAEVLDALMAANVEAVAADDRTAAQLRRLVSPAAGTSPDEPSGTPPTDR; the protein is encoded by the coding sequence ATGCTGGTGCTCAGCCGTCGCGTGGGGGAACGGCTCGTGATCGGTGACGACATCGTCGTCACCATCATCGAGGTCCGCAGCGACGGCGTGCGCATCGGCATCGACGCCCCGCGCGACGTGCGCGTGCACCGCGCCGAGGTGCTCGACGCGCTCATGGCGGCCAACGTCGAGGCGGTCGCCGCCGACGACCGGACGGCCGCACAGCTGCGCCGGCTGGTCTCGCCCGCCGCCGGCACCAGCCCCGACGAACCCTCAGGAACGCCCCCCACCGACCGATGA